In Culex pipiens pallens isolate TS unplaced genomic scaffold, TS_CPP_V2 Cpp_Un0243, whole genome shotgun sequence, the DNA window TCGCATTTTCTCCTCCGGCGAGCCCGTGTGGGAAACGCATTTACCGATCTGGGCCGGAAATCCCGAAACGTTGTGATCCTCTCGCAAGAACTCAACCATATTTGGCACGATCAGATCTCCGTTGACGTCCGTAAAGTTGGCCCGCCTATGCACGCAAACCAGCACCTTGAAAAACATCGGACCGGCCAAAGATAGATCCAGGTGTTCGGCATGCTCCTCGAAGTGCAGGTTGGACGACACGTTGAATTCGGCATTGCATTGTTCGAAATGGGTGTGGAGCTTCAGAAGTTGCGTTCTCGTCAAAAATGC includes these proteins:
- the LOC120432383 gene encoding uncharacterized protein LOC120432383; the encoded protein is MSKFRIMFGILFALILYCQAFLTRTQLLKLHTHFEQCNAEFNVSSNLHFEEHAEHLDLSLAGPMFFKVLVCVHRRANFTDVNGDLIVPNMVEFLREDHNVSGFPAQIGKCVSHTGSPEEKMRALYTCASKLSSSPRNETFF